The following coding sequences are from one Gossypium hirsutum isolate 1008001.06 chromosome A12, Gossypium_hirsutum_v2.1, whole genome shotgun sequence window:
- the LOC107934235 gene encoding adenylate kinase 4 isoform X2, whose translation MTSSSVNLEEIPSESLMNELLRRMKCAPKPDKRLILIGPPGSGKGTQSPIIKYEHCLCSLATGDMLRAAVSAKTPLGIKAKKAMDKGELISDDLVVGIIDEAMNKPSRKKGFILDGFPRTVAQAQKVILCL comes from the exons ATGACGAGTAGTTCGGTGAACTTGGAAGAAATACCCTCCGAATCTCTAATGAATGAGCTTCTCCGCCGTATGAAGTGCGCCCCCAAACCCGATAAGCGCCTCATCCTCATTG GTCCACCTGGATCTGGAAAAGGCACTCAATCACCAATAATTAAATATGAGCACTGCTTGTGTTCCTTGGCCACTGGTGATATGCTTAGAGCTGCTGTTTCTGCTAAAACCCCACTTGGTATCAAGGCCAAGAAAGCTATGGATAAG GGAGAACTTATTTCTGATGACCTGGTTGTTGGCATTATCGATGAAGCGATGAATAAACCTTCACGTAAAAAAGGTTTCATTCTTGATGGGTTTCCCAGGACTGTAGCACAAGCACAAAAGGTGATACTTTGTCTATAA
- the LOC107934235 gene encoding adenylate kinase 4 isoform X1 — MTSSSVNLEEIPSESLMNELLRRMKCAPKPDKRLILIGPPGSGKGTQSPIIKYEHCLCSLATGDMLRAAVSAKTPLGIKAKKAMDKGELISDDLVVGIIDEAMNKPSRKKGFILDGFPRTVAQAQKDHLHHKIAQCYISTGEKVLAIQFIRKSAS; from the exons ATGACGAGTAGTTCGGTGAACTTGGAAGAAATACCCTCCGAATCTCTAATGAATGAGCTTCTCCGCCGTATGAAGTGCGCCCCCAAACCCGATAAGCGCCTCATCCTCATTG GTCCACCTGGATCTGGAAAAGGCACTCAATCACCAATAATTAAATATGAGCACTGCTTGTGTTCCTTGGCCACTGGTGATATGCTTAGAGCTGCTGTTTCTGCTAAAACCCCACTTGGTATCAAGGCCAAGAAAGCTATGGATAAG GGAGAACTTATTTCTGATGACCTGGTTGTTGGCATTATCGATGAAGCGATGAATAAACCTTCACGTAAAAAAGGTTTCATTCTTGATGGGTTTCCCAGGACTGTAGCACAAGCACAAAAG GATCATTTACATCACAAAATTGCTCAGTGTTACATATCCACGGGAGAAAAAGTGCTAGCAATTCAGTTCATTCGAAAAAGTGCTAGCTAA